In the Neisseria sp. KEM232 genome, AGTTGGATAATGCTGGAACTTGGACTAAAAAAAATTATGGGCATTATAAATCAGATGATACAAAAATGCCTAAAAACGAACCAAAATATAATGAATATACATTAAATCAACTAGCTTTGTGGCAACTATTTAATTTTTCTAAAGAATTGGAATCGGGTAAGCTGGGGGATATGGGGGTTAAATGGCGAATTTGTGAAGATGATAATTTAAATGATAAGCCAGAGATTATGGCTGATGGTACTTTTGATGCTAAATGTAGTGGTAGTGGTAATATTGCTATCAAGATAGCGTGGTTAGTAGATCCAAATTCTTCTGGAGTGCAGGGGGCGAAAAACCAGTCAGTAAGTTATCAAACATATTTGAAAGATGGACAATGATGAGCAATAAAAATATAAAAATTAGTATGTTGTCTAATAATTATAGACGACAATTATCCGTATCTGGCTTTACTTTGATTGAACTCTTAGTAGCTGCTGCTTTAAGTATGATTGTTCTTGTTGCTGCTGGTTCTGGTTTTATTGCAACTCAAAAATTAAGTACTGCGGCTAATGCACGGCTTCAGGTACAGCAAGATTTAAGAAATGCAACTAATATGATTGTGCGTGATGCACGGATGGCTGGTTTCTTTGGATGTTTCAATCTATCTAAACAAAGTGTTGATGGTGGAATTGTTCTTAATGACTACGGGGTGTATAAAAATAATAATTATACTAATCACAATAGACTGGATGACTTGCTTTATAAAAATGAACAGAATCAGGGTATAAAATTGATACCTGTAGCGGATGCTCGTGGGTGGTTGAATTCTAATTTTTCCTTTCTAGGAAATAATGTTTTATTATTTACTTATGGTATTGGATCTGGTAACGCTAAAGTAAGCGGTAATTTTTTTAATATTAATATTCCTCAGACGGATGAGTTAGCAGAATTAAGTGGTCATGATGCTGCTCCTGTTGTAGTTAGTAGCTGTTCTACTTTGGAGAGGTTTTCTGGAGCAAAAAAAGTTTATGCTAGGCAACAACTACGAGTTGCTCAGGTTCCCGTTCCTCTTGTGGATGTGAATAATGCGACCATTTTTAGGCAATCCGTTAATGTATATGCTATTGGCCAACCTAATGGGGGAGATAAAGGTTTGTATTTGTTCCAGATGAATGCAGATGGTACATTTGGTGAACCGCAACTTTTATTAACGGGAGTGGATAGTTGGGATATACAGTTTGGTTATTATGCCTCTTCTCCTGCGTGTACTGAAAAAAATAATGATGCAAAAATTAAATTTCAAAAAACAATATTGACAGGAGCTAAGGCTCCTCCCCCAACTTTATTGCGTCTTAAGTTGCAAGGTAGGGGAGGGGATGGGAATTTAGTTGCAGGAAAA is a window encoding:
- the pilV gene encoding type IV pilus modification protein PilV, which encodes MKSVNVSQDKLRVQGFALVEVLVSVVVLALGILALLATQLRSVSSVREAETQTIAAQAAQNLIEGILSNPELELDNAGTWTKKNYGHYKSDDTKMPKNEPKYNEYTLNQLALWQLFNFSKELESGKLGDMGVKWRICEDDNLNDKPEIMADGTFDAKCSGSGNIAIKIAWLVDPNSSGVQGAKNQSVSYQTYLKDGQ
- a CDS encoding PilW family protein codes for the protein MMSNKNIKISMLSNNYRRQLSVSGFTLIELLVAAALSMIVLVAAGSGFIATQKLSTAANARLQVQQDLRNATNMIVRDARMAGFFGCFNLSKQSVDGGIVLNDYGVYKNNNYTNHNRLDDLLYKNEQNQGIKLIPVADARGWLNSNFSFLGNNVLLFTYGIGSGNAKVSGNFFNINIPQTDELAELSGHDAAPVVVSSCSTLERFSGAKKVYARQQLRVAQVPVPLVDVNNATIFRQSVNVYAIGQPNGGDKGLYLFQMNADGTFGEPQLLLTGVDSWDIQFGYYASSPACTEKNNDAKIKFQKTILTGAKAPPPTLLRLKLQGRGGDGNLVAGKSSNGSASDIQTYHIDATVHAGAFCADRGFQQEVKFIR